The following are encoded in a window of Amaranthus tricolor cultivar Red isolate AtriRed21 chromosome 2, ASM2621246v1, whole genome shotgun sequence genomic DNA:
- the LOC130806909 gene encoding DUF21 domain-containing protein At2g14520-like isoform X2, translating into MSLSLVDLEVLTKSGQPKDRRNAEKILPLVKNQHLLLCTLLIYNAMAMEALPIFIDALLPAWASILISVTLILAFGEIIPQAICSQYGLSVGAKLSVLVRLLVIILLPISYPISKFLDWLLGKGHAALLKRSELKTFVDLHANEAGKGGELTQDETTIIGGALDLTTKTAKDAMTSLSSVFSLDIDSKLDKDTMELIMRKGHSRVPIYSGSPTNIIGLILVKNLIICRPEDGTPIRNLTIRKISRFYDHLPLYDILNQFQKGHSHMGVVVKSKQDLKDMSDTTSNSSISVVKANVIAKPEKSKGKGGNHQYHRNEPKKAPFMHSTKAGPHDLPVIDSLELGKNIILHHEDATILQVPDFDSFADPSEEVIGIITMEDVMEELLQEEIFDETDDYVDVHNKIQINMLPVIRSSSRSPRATLVSHKNLTPVNSPHSSYHNTPTLRSPTQAFVPSPLIRTSPLSSPMRSRIASPAANSGTPTHSSPLKQPSRNSYEKLRR; encoded by the exons ATGTCTCTCAGCCTAGTTGATCTCGAGGTTCTTACAAAGTCTGGCCAGCCCAAGGACAGGAGAAATGCAG AAAAGATTTTGCCGCTTGTTAAAAACCAGCACTTGCTACTCTGCACCCTCCTCATATATAATGCCATGGCAATGGAG GCTTTGCCTATTTTCATTGATGCGCTTCTCCCTGCGTGGGCTTCAATTTTGATATCAGTTACTCTTATACTTGCATTTGGTGAG ATAATTCCTCAAGCCATATGCTCTCAGTATGGACTTAGTGTGGGCGCAAAACTTTCCGTTTTGGTTCGTCTACTTGTCATTATTTTGCTGCCTATATCTTATCCCATTAGTAAG TTTTTGGACTGGTTGCTTGGAAAAGGGCATGCTGCTTTGTTGAAACGTTCAGAACTGAAAACTTTTGTCGACCTACATGCCAACGAG GCAGGTAAAGGAGGTGAGTTGACCCAAGACGAAACTACTATTATTGGCGGAGCTTTGGATTTAACAACAAAGACCGCTAAAGATGCAATGACTTCTTTGTCTAGCGTATTTTCACTTGATATAGATTCCAAGCTTGATAA GGACACAATGGAGCTAATAATGAGGAAAGGACATAGTCGAGTACCTATCTACTCTGGAAGCCCGACAAATATCATAGGCCTTATCTTG GTAAAAAATTTGATCATATGTCGCCCTGAAGATGGAACTCCGATAAGAAATCTTACGATTAGAAAAATTTCCAG GTTCTATGATCACTTGCCGTTGTATGATATTCTGAATCAATTTCAAAAGGGTCACAGCCATATGGGAGTTGTTGTGAAAAGCAAACAAGATCTAAAAGATATGTCCGACACTACATCCAATTCATCTATATCTGTCGTGAAAGCTAATGTGATCGCAAAACCCGAAAAGTCGAAAGGAAAAG GGGGAAATCATCAGTACCATAGGAATGAACCAAAGAAAGCACCCTTCATGCATTCAACTAAAGCTGGGCCTCATGATCTTCCAGTGATTGATTCCTTGGAGCTAGGCAAAAATATAATTCTGCATCACGAAGATGCAACGATTCTGCAAGTACCTGATTTTGATTCTTTTGCTGATCCTAGTGAAGAAGTTATCGGTATCATCACAATGGAAGATGTTATGGAAGAACTATTGCAG GAGGAGATTTTTGACGAAACTGACGATTATGTTGACGTACACAACAA GATACAAATCAATATGCTGCCTGTGATAAGATCATCTTCAAGATCTCCTAGAGCCACACTAGTTTCTCATAAGAATTTGACGCCTGTGAATTCGCCTCATTCCTCGTATCACAACACTCCAACTTTGCGGTCGCCTACCCAAGCATTTGTTCCATCGCCCTTGATTAGAACATCTCCGCTGAGCTCTCCTATGAGATCCCGAATAGCTTCTCCCGCTGCAAATTCAGGTACTCCGACCCATAGTTCTCCCTTGAAGCAGCCATCGAGAAACTCATATGAGAAGCTTCGGCGTTGA
- the LOC130806911 gene encoding uncharacterized protein PAM68-like translates to MNTLFILHQPICIKNPSLYNKKNRPFNPTTLNNHLPFSITSWKLQAEAKGFGGDGSKPSQKKTNNAPKNSTSQEQEEEDDDKIPEVVFDRMIRRIVVSVGLPMAIGVVLLKLFDMLKEKQVWDVPLWVPFVTTFVFFGSSVLGVVYGSLSTSWDADKKGSLLGFEEAKENWDEMWKEEGN, encoded by the coding sequence ATGAACACATTATTCATCTTGCATCAACCCATTTGCATCAAAAACCCAtcattgtataataaaaaaaaccgaCCATTCAACCCCACAACATTAAACAACCACCTACCATTCTCTATAACCTCATGGAAACTCCAGGCTGAAGCCAAAGGATTTGGGGGCGACGGGTCGAAACCTTCACAGAAAAAGACCAATAATGCACCAAAAAATAGCACAAGccaagaacaagaagaggaagatgatgatAAAATTCCGGAAGTCGTTTTCGACAGGATGATAAGAAGGATTGTTGTTTCAGTAGGATTGCCTATGGCAATTGGGGTTGTATTGCTTAAATTGTTTGATATGTTGAAGGAAAAACAAGTGTGGGATGTTCCTTTGTGGGTCCCATTTGTAACAACATTTGTGTTTTTTGGAAGTTCTGTTCTTGGAGTTGTTTATGGATCATTGTCTACAAGTTGGGATGCTGATAAGAAAGGTTCATTGCTTGGTTTTGAAGAAGCTAAGGAGAATTGGGATGAGATGTGGAAAGAGGAAGGGAATTAG
- the LOC130806909 gene encoding DUF21 domain-containing protein At5g52790-like isoform X1 has translation MAANDVPCCEPMFWIYLIICVALVCFAGLMSGLTLGLMSLSLVDLEVLTKSGQPKDRRNAEKILPLVKNQHLLLCTLLIYNAMAMEALPIFIDALLPAWASILISVTLILAFGEIIPQAICSQYGLSVGAKLSVLVRLLVIILLPISYPISKFLDWLLGKGHAALLKRSELKTFVDLHANEAGKGGELTQDETTIIGGALDLTTKTAKDAMTSLSSVFSLDIDSKLDKDTMELIMRKGHSRVPIYSGSPTNIIGLILVKNLIICRPEDGTPIRNLTIRKISRFYDHLPLYDILNQFQKGHSHMGVVVKSKQDLKDMSDTTSNSSISVVKANVIAKPEKSKGKGGNHQYHRNEPKKAPFMHSTKAGPHDLPVIDSLELGKNIILHHEDATILQVPDFDSFADPSEEVIGIITMEDVMEELLQEEIFDETDDYVDVHNKIQINMLPVIRSSSRSPRATLVSHKNLTPVNSPHSSYHNTPTLRSPTQAFVPSPLIRTSPLSSPMRSRIASPAANSGTPTHSSPLKQPSRNSYEKLRR, from the exons ATGGCTGCAAATGATGTGCCTTGCTGTGAACCCATGTTTTGGATCTATCTGATCATTTGCGTGGCTCTTGTTTGCTTTGCTGGTCTTATGTCAGGTCTTACCCTGGGGCTTATGTCTCTCAGCCTAGTTGATCTCGAGGTTCTTACAAAGTCTGGCCAGCCCAAGGACAGGAGAAATGCAG AAAAGATTTTGCCGCTTGTTAAAAACCAGCACTTGCTACTCTGCACCCTCCTCATATATAATGCCATGGCAATGGAG GCTTTGCCTATTTTCATTGATGCGCTTCTCCCTGCGTGGGCTTCAATTTTGATATCAGTTACTCTTATACTTGCATTTGGTGAG ATAATTCCTCAAGCCATATGCTCTCAGTATGGACTTAGTGTGGGCGCAAAACTTTCCGTTTTGGTTCGTCTACTTGTCATTATTTTGCTGCCTATATCTTATCCCATTAGTAAG TTTTTGGACTGGTTGCTTGGAAAAGGGCATGCTGCTTTGTTGAAACGTTCAGAACTGAAAACTTTTGTCGACCTACATGCCAACGAG GCAGGTAAAGGAGGTGAGTTGACCCAAGACGAAACTACTATTATTGGCGGAGCTTTGGATTTAACAACAAAGACCGCTAAAGATGCAATGACTTCTTTGTCTAGCGTATTTTCACTTGATATAGATTCCAAGCTTGATAA GGACACAATGGAGCTAATAATGAGGAAAGGACATAGTCGAGTACCTATCTACTCTGGAAGCCCGACAAATATCATAGGCCTTATCTTG GTAAAAAATTTGATCATATGTCGCCCTGAAGATGGAACTCCGATAAGAAATCTTACGATTAGAAAAATTTCCAG GTTCTATGATCACTTGCCGTTGTATGATATTCTGAATCAATTTCAAAAGGGTCACAGCCATATGGGAGTTGTTGTGAAAAGCAAACAAGATCTAAAAGATATGTCCGACACTACATCCAATTCATCTATATCTGTCGTGAAAGCTAATGTGATCGCAAAACCCGAAAAGTCGAAAGGAAAAG GGGGAAATCATCAGTACCATAGGAATGAACCAAAGAAAGCACCCTTCATGCATTCAACTAAAGCTGGGCCTCATGATCTTCCAGTGATTGATTCCTTGGAGCTAGGCAAAAATATAATTCTGCATCACGAAGATGCAACGATTCTGCAAGTACCTGATTTTGATTCTTTTGCTGATCCTAGTGAAGAAGTTATCGGTATCATCACAATGGAAGATGTTATGGAAGAACTATTGCAG GAGGAGATTTTTGACGAAACTGACGATTATGTTGACGTACACAACAA GATACAAATCAATATGCTGCCTGTGATAAGATCATCTTCAAGATCTCCTAGAGCCACACTAGTTTCTCATAAGAATTTGACGCCTGTGAATTCGCCTCATTCCTCGTATCACAACACTCCAACTTTGCGGTCGCCTACCCAAGCATTTGTTCCATCGCCCTTGATTAGAACATCTCCGCTGAGCTCTCCTATGAGATCCCGAATAGCTTCTCCCGCTGCAAATTCAGGTACTCCGACCCATAGTTCTCCCTTGAAGCAGCCATCGAGAAACTCATATGAGAAGCTTCGGCGTTGA